One window from the genome of Cervus elaphus chromosome 8, mCerEla1.1, whole genome shotgun sequence encodes:
- the LCK gene encoding tyrosine-protein kinase Lck, giving the protein MGCSCSSNPEDDWMENIDVCENCHYPIVPLDSKTTLPMRNGSEVRDPLVTYEGSNPPASPLQDNLVIALHSYEPSHDGDLGFEKGEQLRILEQSGEWWKAQSLTTGQEGFIPFNFVAKANSLEPEPWFFKTLSRKDAERQLLAPGNTHGSFLIRESESTAGSFSLSVRDFDQTQGEVVKHYKIRNLDKGGFYISPRVTFPGLHELVRHYMNTSDGLCTRLSRPCQTQKPQKPWWEDEWEVPRETLKLVERLGAGQFGEVWMGYYNGHTKVAVKSLKQGSMSPDAFLAEANLMKQLQHQRLVRLYAVVTQEPIYIITEYMENGSLVDFLKTSEGIKLTINKLLDMAAQIAEGMAFIEERNYIHRDLRAANILVSHSLSCKIADFGLARLIEDNEYTAREGAKFPIKWTAPEAINYGTFTIKSDVWSFGILLTEIVTHGRIPYPGMTNPEVIQNLERGYRMVRPDNCPEELYQLMMLCWKERPEDRPTFDYLRSVLEDFFTATEGQYQPQP; this is encoded by the exons ATGGGCTGTAGCTGCAGCTCAAACCCAGAAGATGACTGGATGGAAAACATCGATGTATGTGAAAACTGCCACTACCCCATAGTCCCACTGGATAGCAAGACCACG CTGCCCATGCGGAATGGCTCTGAAGTGCGTGATCCACTGGTCACCTACGAGGGATCCAACCCCCCAGCTTCTCCACTGCAAG ACAACCTGGTTATCGCCCTGCACAGCTATGAGCCTTCTCACGACGGAGACCTGGGCTTCGAGAAGGGTGAACAGCTCCGTATCCTGGAGCA GAGCGGCGAGTGGTGGAAGGCGCAGTCCCTGACCACGGGCCAGGAAGGTTTCATCCCCTTCAACTTCGTGGCCAAAGCGAACAGCCTGGAGCCCGAACC CTGGTTCTTCAAGACCCTGAGCCGCAAAGACGCGGAGAGGCAGCTCCTGGCGCCGGGGAACACGCACGGGTCCTTCCTGATCCGGGAGAGCGAGAGCACGGCTG GATCGTTTTCACTGTCTGTCCGGGACTTCGACCAGACCCAGGGAGAAGTGGTGAAACATTACAAGATCCGTAACCTGGACAAAGGCGGCTTCTACATCTCGCCCCGCGTCACTTTTCCCGGCTTGCACGAGCTGGTCCGCCATTACATGA ATACTTCGGACGGGCTGTGCACACGGCTGAGCCGCCCCTGCCAGACCCAGAAGCCCCAGAAGCCGTGGTGGGAGGATGAGTGGGAGGTTCCCAGGGAGACGCTGAAGCTGGTGGAGCGGCTGGGGGCTGGCCAGTTCGGAGAGGTGTGGATGG GGTACTACAACGGGCACACGAAGGTGGCAGTCAAGAGCCTGAAGCAGGGCAGCATGTCCCCCGATGCCTTCCTGGCCGAGGCCAACCTCATGAAGCAGCTGCAACACCAGCGGCTGGTCCGGCTCTACGCGGTGGTCACCCAGGAGCCCATCTACATCATCACGGAATATATGGAGAACG gaagcctggtggaTTTTCTCAAGACCTCCGAAGGCATCAAGCTGACTATCAACAAACTCTTGGACATGGCCGCCCAA ATCGCAGAGGGCATGGCATTCATTGAAGAACGGAATTATATCCACCGCGACTTGAGGGCTGCCAACATCCTGGTGTCCCATAGCCTGAGCTGCAAGATCGCAGACTTTGGTCTAGCACGCCTCATTGAGGACAACGAGTACACAGCCAGGGAGG GTGCCAAGTTTCCCATTAAGTGGACAGCCCCAGAAGCCATTAACTATGGGACATTCACCATCAAGTCGGACGTGTGGTCTTTCGGGATCCTGCTAACAGAGATTGTCACTCATGGTCGCATCCCTTACCCAG GGATGACCAATCCTGAGGTGATTCAGAACCTGGAGCGAGGCTACCGCATGGTACGACCTGACAACTGCCCGGAGGAGTTGTACCAGCTTATGATGCTGTGCTGGAAGGAGCGCCCAGAGGACCGGCCCACTTTTGACTACCTGCGCAGCGTGTTGGAGGACTTCTTCACGGCCACGGAGGGCCAATACCAACCCCAACCCTGA